Proteins found in one Nocardia brasiliensis ATCC 700358 genomic segment:
- a CDS encoding alpha/beta hydrolase-fold protein, whose translation MVIPLAAGIAPAAAQPVPEPAPAVDPVAAATVQKVIWLTDRRVALWINSPSMAAPIQVQLLLARDWATRPDARFPVLYLLDGLRATDDESGWTKDAGAVDFFADKNVTVVLPIGGQSSFYSDWLQPNNGKTYKWETFLTRELPPLLEGQWRATDVRGMEGLSMGGTAAMFLAARNPGFVKYAASYSGFLTTTTIGMPQAIQFAMRDAGGYDVGAMWGPAGGPEWAAHDPYTQAEKLKGVSLYVSSGSGATGPFDQASAIPGVSTNYAGMGLEILSRLTSQNFVTKLGRLAIPAQVNYRPSGTHSWPYWDFEMRQSWAQAANALGVDAGKGACSVGGSIAPVAAANAWLGDCQSPEYPVAGGVAQDFRSGRVYYTQADGAHPVGGMIGGGYQAAQGPAGPLGLPTGDERGLPDGRGRMQSFQHGALYWTPQTGAQVVRGAILDEWGRQGYEGGPAGYPIAPEVKTPNRDGAVQAFEHGPFYYGAKTGVHRVQGLILDKFAQMGYENSWLGFPATEEQSLKDLGRYSRFEGGNIYWSPLSGAWAVKNGPLMDAWQVLGYENGKLGYPISDEFPVPGGVQQNFQAGYIVVKDGKPEVHGL comes from the coding sequence ATGGTCATCCCGCTCGCCGCGGGTATCGCGCCCGCCGCCGCCCAGCCTGTTCCCGAGCCCGCACCCGCGGTGGATCCCGTCGCGGCGGCGACGGTGCAGAAGGTGATCTGGCTGACCGACCGCCGGGTCGCGCTGTGGATCAATTCCCCGTCGATGGCGGCCCCGATCCAGGTGCAACTGCTGCTCGCCCGAGACTGGGCCACCCGCCCCGACGCCCGGTTCCCGGTGCTGTACCTGCTCGACGGCCTGCGCGCCACCGACGACGAGAGCGGCTGGACCAAGGACGCGGGCGCCGTCGATTTCTTCGCGGACAAGAACGTCACCGTCGTGCTGCCGATCGGCGGTCAGTCCAGCTTCTACTCGGACTGGTTGCAGCCCAACAACGGCAAGACCTACAAGTGGGAAACCTTCCTGACCAGGGAACTGCCGCCGTTGCTCGAGGGCCAGTGGCGGGCCACGGATGTCCGTGGCATGGAAGGACTTTCGATGGGCGGCACGGCGGCCATGTTCCTGGCCGCCCGCAACCCCGGCTTCGTCAAGTACGCGGCCTCCTACTCGGGCTTCCTCACCACGACCACCATCGGCATGCCGCAGGCCATCCAGTTCGCCATGCGGGACGCGGGCGGCTACGACGTCGGCGCCATGTGGGGCCCGGCGGGCGGCCCGGAGTGGGCCGCGCACGACCCGTACACCCAGGCCGAGAAGCTGAAGGGCGTCTCGCTCTACGTGTCCAGCGGCAGCGGTGCCACCGGCCCGTTCGACCAGGCGTCGGCCATCCCCGGAGTCAGCACCAACTACGCGGGCATGGGTCTGGAGATCCTGTCCCGGCTCACCTCGCAGAACTTCGTCACCAAGCTGGGCAGGCTGGCCATTCCCGCGCAGGTGAATTACCGCCCGTCCGGCACGCATTCGTGGCCCTACTGGGATTTCGAGATGCGCCAGTCCTGGGCGCAGGCCGCCAACGCGCTCGGTGTCGACGCGGGCAAGGGCGCGTGCAGTGTCGGCGGCTCCATCGCGCCGGTGGCCGCGGCGAACGCCTGGCTCGGCGATTGCCAGTCCCCGGAGTATCCGGTGGCGGGCGGTGTGGCCCAGGACTTCCGGTCCGGCCGGGTCTATTACACGCAGGCCGACGGCGCGCATCCGGTCGGCGGCATGATCGGCGGCGGTTACCAGGCCGCGCAGGGCCCGGCCGGTCCGCTCGGCTTGCCGACCGGTGACGAGCGCGGCCTGCCCGACGGCCGCGGCCGCATGCAGTCGTTCCAGCACGGTGCCCTCTATTGGACTCCGCAGACCGGCGCCCAGGTGGTGCGCGGCGCGATCCTCGACGAGTGGGGCAGGCAGGGTTACGAGGGCGGCCCGGCGGGCTACCCGATCGCGCCCGAGGTCAAGACGCCGAACCGGGACGGCGCGGTGCAGGCGTTCGAGCACGGCCCGTTCTACTACGGCGCCAAGACCGGGGTGCACCGGGTGCAGGGCCTGATCTTGGACAAGTTCGCCCAAATGGGTTACGAGAACAGCTGGCTCGGGTTCCCCGCCACCGAGGAGCAGTCGCTGAAGGATCTCGGCCGGTACAGCCGTTTCGAGGGCGGCAATATCTACTGGAGCCCGCTGTCCGGCGCCTGGGCGGTGAAGAACGGTCCGCTCATGGATGCCTGGCAGGTGCTCGGCTATGAGAACGGCAAACTCGGGTATCCGATCAGCGACGAGTTCCCCGTCCCGGGTGGTGTGCAGCAGAACTTCCAGGCCGGCTACATCGTCGTGAAGGACGGTAAGCCCGAGGTGCACGGCCTTTAG
- a CDS encoding DUF732 domain-containing protein, with protein MQRTRGKVFGVVVAIAATGLLAACGGNDSTASSTPTLTRTTAATQPPASSTPGDTAPSPAPAPAPAPAPESEQAPAPAPERPEPIESAPPADTSKLTDKDKKYLDALKQQGVTPSTPDIALSVAGYVCQGIASGASDQDLMTFVTAMAGSDPSFDPAKMPVEKAGQIYVSAAKQTYCQ; from the coding sequence ATGCAGAGGACCCGTGGCAAGGTATTCGGCGTTGTCGTGGCGATCGCCGCGACCGGCTTGCTCGCCGCCTGTGGTGGCAACGATTCCACCGCGTCGAGCACGCCGACGCTGACCCGCACCACGGCGGCAACGCAGCCGCCCGCCTCGTCCACCCCCGGCGACACCGCACCGTCCCCGGCACCGGCGCCCGCCCCGGCACCGGCGCCCGAATCCGAGCAGGCGCCGGCTCCCGCGCCGGAGCGGCCGGAGCCGATCGAGTCCGCGCCGCCCGCCGACACCTCGAAGCTCACCGACAAGGACAAGAAGTACCTCGACGCGCTGAAGCAGCAGGGTGTCACGCCGTCCACCCCGGATATCGCGCTCAGCGTCGCGGGCTACGTCTGCCAGGGCATCGCCTCCGGTGCGTCCGATCAAGACCTGATGACCTTCGTGACCGCGATGGCCGGTTCCGACCCGTCCTTCGATCCGGCGAAGATGCCGGTGGAGAAGGCCGGGCAGATCTACGTCAGCGCCGCTAAGCAGACGTACTGCCAGTGA
- a CDS encoding cutinase family protein — protein sequence MSPRRGTTSRRSRPAGCLLLLAIPVLIIIVVLLLWYLLAGPLRQPKPGPKPPEEPTSQPADCPDVQMISVPGTWESNSNDDPHNPTANPNSLMLNISGPVAQQFPKERLDVYTVPYVAQFSNPIAIPPDGQQSYNNSRTEGTQNMVKAMQERASRCPLTNYVIAGFSQGAVIAGDVTSQIAAGKGPVPAKRILGVTLISDGRRTGDTGPGQAVQIGAVPAGVGAEVALKGLNVPGITMTGPRPGGFGELAERTFTICAQGDLICDAPREALSPWNIMGSVGALVRAAGNPVHALYNGFIVDDNGTTSTQWTANWANGLIESAPHPPHS from the coding sequence GTGAGCCCGCGCCGCGGAACGACATCCCGCCGGTCCCGGCCGGCGGGATGCCTGCTGCTGCTCGCGATCCCGGTGCTGATCATCATCGTGGTGCTGCTGCTGTGGTACCTGCTCGCCGGACCGCTGCGGCAACCCAAGCCGGGGCCCAAGCCGCCGGAGGAGCCCACCTCTCAGCCCGCGGACTGCCCGGACGTGCAGATGATCTCGGTGCCCGGCACCTGGGAATCGAACAGCAACGACGATCCGCACAACCCGACGGCGAACCCGAACTCGTTGATGCTCAACATCTCCGGTCCGGTGGCGCAGCAGTTCCCCAAGGAGCGGCTCGACGTCTACACCGTCCCCTATGTCGCGCAGTTCTCCAATCCGATCGCGATCCCCCCGGACGGGCAGCAGTCGTACAACAACAGCCGGACCGAGGGCACGCAGAACATGGTCAAGGCCATGCAGGAGCGGGCGAGCAGGTGTCCGCTGACCAACTACGTGATCGCCGGCTTCTCCCAGGGCGCGGTCATCGCGGGTGACGTCACCAGTCAGATCGCCGCGGGCAAGGGACCGGTCCCGGCGAAGCGGATCCTCGGCGTGACGCTGATCTCGGACGGCCGCCGCACCGGTGACACCGGTCCCGGTCAGGCGGTGCAGATCGGTGCGGTGCCCGCCGGCGTGGGCGCCGAGGTGGCGTTGAAGGGTCTCAATGTGCCCGGTATCACGATGACCGGACCGCGCCCGGGCGGCTTCGGCGAGCTGGCCGAGCGGACCTTCACCATCTGCGCACAGGGCGACCTGATCTGTGACGCACCGCGAGAGGCCTTGAGCCCATGGAACATCATGGGCAGCGTCGGCGCGCTGGTGCGCGCGGCGGGCAATCCGGTGCACGCGCTGTACAACGGATTCATCGTCGACGACAACGGCACCACGTCCACCCAGTGGACCGCGAACTGGGCGAACGGCCTCATCGAGTCGGCCCCGCATCCGCCGCACTCGTGA
- a CDS encoding LLM class F420-dependent oxidoreductase: MTEAAAPAGELTALGTPLRSFRFAAAGEGNKQEGGARKFIQTAQQAEEYGFDSFVVPDHLGDQIGPIAALGALTQATERIRLGTSVLANGFRNPVVLAKDLATIDVLSKGRLEVGLGAGWKQDEFAAAGIAYETPGVRLEKLDEALTILDVLLRGQECTFEGKHYQVHGVKGTPRPRQGPRPPICTGGGGPKMLRLAAKHADIISVVPVTTKHGKGLLSGITMAKTIEKVNLIREAAGDRFADIELNWAITAIVITDDREKTAEMALSAIDRGLHPDLEVDVKLSVEEILESPYVAIGTFEEIAEQIRRVRQLTSMSYVGVFPTQMDAFAPVIPLLRDE, encoded by the coding sequence ATGACAGAAGCCGCCGCCCCGGCCGGTGAGTTGACCGCGCTGGGTACGCCGCTGCGCAGCTTCCGCTTCGCGGCAGCTGGTGAGGGAAACAAGCAAGAAGGTGGCGCCCGCAAGTTCATCCAGACGGCGCAGCAGGCCGAGGAGTACGGCTTCGACAGTTTCGTCGTGCCCGACCACCTCGGCGACCAGATCGGCCCGATCGCCGCGCTCGGCGCGCTGACCCAGGCCACCGAGCGGATCCGGCTCGGAACCTCGGTGCTGGCCAACGGCTTCCGCAACCCGGTGGTGCTGGCCAAGGATCTGGCCACCATCGACGTGCTGTCCAAGGGCAGGCTCGAGGTCGGTCTCGGCGCGGGCTGGAAGCAGGACGAGTTCGCCGCCGCGGGCATCGCCTACGAGACGCCCGGCGTCCGCCTGGAGAAGCTGGACGAGGCGCTGACCATTCTCGACGTGCTGCTGCGCGGTCAGGAGTGCACCTTCGAGGGCAAGCACTACCAGGTGCACGGCGTCAAGGGCACGCCGCGTCCGCGGCAGGGTCCGCGCCCGCCGATCTGCACCGGCGGCGGCGGTCCGAAGATGTTGCGCCTGGCCGCCAAGCACGCCGACATCATCTCCGTCGTCCCGGTCACCACCAAGCACGGTAAAGGCCTCTTGTCGGGCATCACCATGGCCAAGACGATCGAGAAGGTGAACCTGATCCGCGAGGCCGCGGGTGATCGGTTCGCCGATATCGAGCTGAACTGGGCCATCACCGCGATCGTCATCACCGACGACCGCGAGAAGACCGCTGAGATGGCGCTTTCCGCGATCGATCGGGGCCTGCACCCGGATCTCGAGGTGGACGTGAAGCTTTCGGTCGAGGAGATCCTCGAGTCGCCCTACGTCGCCATCGGAACGTTCGAGGAAATCGCCGAGCAGATCCGGCGTGTGCGCCAACTCACCTCGATGTCGTATGTCGGGGTATTTCCCACCCAGATGGACGCATTCGCCCCCGTTATTCCCCTGCTGCGAGACGAGTGA
- the fadD32 gene encoding long-chain-fatty-acid--AMP ligase FadD32 — MEETFDDYLDETGNIRIPEDHTLVDHVEKHTRNDANTLAYRYIDYSRERDGEAQELTWREFGIRLRAVAARLQQVTNPGDRVAILAPQGLDYVVSFFAAIYAGTISVPLFDPDEPGHTDRLHAVLGDCEPAAILTASSSAAGVRQFFRSLPAAQRPRIIAVDAIPDSVGEGWVRPDIAIDDIAYLQYTSGSTRTPAGVEITHRAVGTNLLQMVNSINLDWNSRGVTWLPLFHDMGLLTVILPAVGGKFITIMSPSAFVRRPYRWIKELAAQSDGAGTFAAAPNFAFEHAAARGLPKNGESLDLSNVIGLINGSEPVTTASMKKFNEAFAPYGLPKTAIKPCYGMAEATLFVSATKAEDEAKVTWVDRNELNAGRMVKVEQGTDNAIAQVSCGYVALSQWAVIVDPETVEADGGQELPDGRVGEIWLHGNNMGIGYWGRPDETSATFQNKVPHRLAEGSHAEGTDRDANWMRTGDYGVYLDGELYITGRVKDLVIVDGRNHYPQDLEFSAQEASKALRPGFVAAFSVPANQLPALVFDQGSHSGLKFDADDGSEQLVIVAERGPGAGKADPLPIADEVRAAVAARHGVTVRDVLLVPAGSIPRTSSGKIARRACKAAYLEGTLRGGYTQQAFPDAPEEE; from the coding sequence ATGGAAGAGACTTTCGACGACTACCTGGACGAGACCGGGAACATCCGAATTCCCGAGGATCACACCCTGGTCGATCACGTCGAGAAGCACACCCGGAACGACGCGAACACTCTGGCGTACCGCTACATCGATTACTCGCGTGAGCGTGATGGTGAGGCCCAGGAACTGACGTGGCGTGAGTTCGGCATTCGGCTGCGCGCGGTGGCCGCTCGACTGCAGCAGGTGACCAACCCGGGCGACCGGGTCGCGATCCTGGCGCCGCAGGGCTTGGATTACGTGGTCTCCTTCTTCGCCGCGATCTACGCGGGCACCATCTCGGTGCCGCTGTTCGACCCCGACGAGCCGGGTCATACCGACCGCCTGCACGCCGTGCTCGGCGACTGCGAGCCTGCCGCCATCCTCACCGCGAGCTCCTCCGCGGCCGGCGTGCGGCAGTTCTTCCGTTCGCTGCCCGCCGCCCAGCGCCCGCGCATCATCGCGGTGGACGCGATCCCCGACAGCGTCGGTGAGGGCTGGGTGCGTCCGGACATCGCCATCGATGACATCGCCTACCTGCAGTACACCTCGGGCTCGACCCGGACCCCGGCCGGTGTGGAGATCACCCACCGCGCGGTCGGCACCAACCTGCTGCAGATGGTCAACTCGATCAACCTGGACTGGAACTCGCGCGGTGTCACCTGGCTGCCGCTGTTCCACGACATGGGCCTGCTCACGGTGATCCTGCCGGCGGTCGGCGGCAAGTTCATCACCATCATGTCGCCGAGCGCGTTCGTGCGCCGCCCCTACCGCTGGATCAAGGAACTGGCCGCGCAGTCCGACGGTGCCGGAACCTTCGCCGCCGCACCGAATTTCGCGTTCGAGCATGCCGCCGCGCGTGGTCTGCCGAAGAACGGCGAGTCGCTGGATCTGTCCAACGTGATCGGCCTGATCAACGGCAGCGAGCCGGTGACCACCGCGTCGATGAAGAAGTTCAACGAGGCCTTCGCGCCCTACGGCCTACCCAAGACCGCGATCAAGCCGTGCTACGGCATGGCCGAGGCGACGCTGTTCGTGTCGGCGACCAAGGCCGAGGACGAGGCCAAGGTCACCTGGGTCGATCGCAACGAGCTCAATGCCGGCCGCATGGTCAAGGTCGAGCAGGGCACCGACAACGCCATCGCGCAGGTCTCCTGCGGTTACGTCGCGCTGTCGCAGTGGGCCGTGATCGTCGATCCGGAAACCGTCGAGGCCGATGGGGGCCAGGAACTACCCGACGGCCGGGTCGGTGAGATCTGGTTGCACGGCAACAACATGGGCATCGGCTACTGGGGTCGCCCCGACGAGACCTCGGCCACCTTCCAGAACAAGGTGCCCCATCGCCTCGCCGAGGGCAGCCACGCCGAAGGCACCGACCGCGACGCCAACTGGATGCGCACCGGCGACTACGGCGTGTACCTCGACGGCGAGCTCTACATCACCGGCCGGGTCAAGGACCTGGTCATCGTCGACGGCCGCAACCACTACCCGCAGGACCTCGAGTTCTCCGCACAGGAAGCCTCCAAGGCGTTGCGCCCCGGCTTCGTCGCCGCGTTCTCGGTGCCCGCGAACCAGCTGCCCGCGCTCGTCTTCGACCAGGGCAGCCACTCCGGCCTGAAGTTCGACGCCGACGACGGCTCCGAGCAACTGGTGATCGTGGCCGAGCGCGGCCCCGGCGCGGGCAAAGCCGACCCACTGCCGATCGCCGACGAAGTACGCGCCGCGGTGGCCGCGCGCCACGGCGTCACCGTCCGTGACGTCCTGCTGGTCCCCGCGGGCTCGATCCCGCGCACCTCCAGCGGCAAGATCGCCCGGCGCGCCTGCAAGGCCGCCTATCTGGAGGGAACACTGCGCGGTGGTTACACCCAGCAGGCCTTCCCCGATGCACCCGAGGAAGAATGA